TTAAAGTACTTTTTATTAAGTTGTCGTTTTTCTTCCTCCTTAAAGTATTGGATTGTATCCTTAAGCATGCCAGCGCTGTAGAGTTTTCTTTCAACGCAGTAATCAATAGCTTTTTGTACAAGTGACGGGTTTTCAGATGTCACTGTTTTAATTATTAGGTTAGATTGATCTTTAAAGTATCTAGATTTTTCAGCCCTAATGATATCAACAAACGTTATTGCCTTATCAGTTTCTCCTAAACTTTTTAAAACTTTCTCACGCATTTCGTCGCAACTGTACTTTCTTGATTTTTGCCTATCTGGGTGGTCTATTGTTACTAGCTGACCTTTTCCTTTAGCAATTTTATGTGTGATAATCAACTCATTAGTATCTTTATCAATTATTTCGATACAATCTTTTTTAACTGATAAATTAACTTCTTTACCTGGTGAATAAGTCCCTATGGGTACTTGATATCTGTTTTGTTTGTAAAATACTGTATTGTTTTTTCTTACTAGATAGGTTAAAATTTTAGTATCAGTTGATTCAGCAAAGAGGGTAGGTATTGGCATTAAGTGTTCCTTTTCCAGAGCAAACACTTCTGCCGGTACCTTCTTTGTTGTTTCATGGACTTTTTTATTGCCGGTTCTTTCTAGCCATTTTAGATTATCATCATTAAAGGATTCAATATCTACAAATTTTCTATGTTTAGCGAAGTTATTCTTGGCATACTTTACTACAGCTTCTACTTTGCCTTTGCTTTCAGGATCAGCCTTTCTGCAAAGGTACACTTTAAACTTAAGAGAGTTAAGATAATTTTGAAATCCTTCGGTATATAATATATCTCCATTGTTTTCAGAAACTACTAGTACTTTATCTTGATCATAAACTATCTCTTTGGGTCTGCCGCCAAAGTACTCAAAAGCTTTGTTGTGGGCTTTGATGAAACTTGATGTTGTAAATGGCTTGTCCGACCACCATACGAACTTGTATCTTGAATGGGATAAAACCATTCCAAAACAATATGCTTTTACTCTTTTATTATCATGTGTCTTAAGCCATATCTCTCCTAGATCAACTTGAGCTTGATACCCCATAGGAAGATTTTCTATTTCTTCATACTGCCTAACTGATGTCACTTTGGGCAAGTCATATTCTTTTCTAAGCTTGTTTACATAGAGCCTTAGAGTTCTTTCCTTAAAATCTAGCTCACCATGTTTTTCTAAAAGCCAATCATAAATCTGAGCGGCTGACATATCTCGGTATTCTTTAATCCATTCTAAAATTTGCTTTTTGTATTTATCCACCTTCTTTCTCCGTGATTGAGCTGTATTATGGAGCTCTGAAAACTCATCAAACTCCATATCCCAGTACTTTGATACGGTCTTGTAGTCAATCTCTAGTAGCCTTGCAACTTGGGATTTATTTAATCCCCTAGACCTATTTTCTTTAATTTTGGCAAACATATCCCACCTCTTCAATTCTCATACCTCCTCTGATAAATTAACTCTTTAATTTTATCAGAAGGGGTATTTTTTTAGTAGATAACTGGAAAAAATTCTCCGTTTCTATTTGCCAAAATCTCTCCATTTTAGTTTACCATTTACAGGGGTGTTAGTTTGCTTTTAAAGTTAACTAACACCCTTATTAATACAAAGTTTTTTTGCTTAACTAGTTGGGAATCCAGGGATTCATGTGGGATAACAGTTAACTAACATTATTTGGACAAGATAACTACTTTTAACTAAAGGTATTTGTTATAATAGAGAGAATAGTATTTGGGGAGGGGGATTAACAATGACAAAAAAGCAAAGTATAAGAGAGTATGGTGTCCAAATAGGCAACTTATCTACTGGACAAAAAAATTCCATTGCTGATGTGGAAGGTGTTAAAGTAGGACATGTGACCTTGAAAAAAGGCAGAATAAATACAGGGGCAACTGCCATCATACCCCATCAAGACAACATTTTTTTACATAAACCCATAGCTGCTAGCTATGTAATAAATGGGTTTGGAAAGTCAATAGGTTTAACTCAAATTAATGAGCTTGGTACATTAGAAACGCCAATTATTTTGACAAATACATTTAATGTTCCCGCTGCCTCTGATGCTTTAATAGAATATTCTTTAGCAAATAATGAAGATATTGGTGTAAAAACAGGAACAGTAAATCCTGTTGTGGGTGAATGTAACGATGCTTACCTCAATGACATTAGAGGACAGCATGTAAACACATCCCATGTTTTAGAGGCTATACATAATGCTAGTTCAGACTTTGAGCAGGGAGATGTTGGAGCGGGAACTGGAATGAGTTGTTATGAATTAAAAGGTGGTATAGGAAGTGCTTCGAGGGTAATAAAGCTAGGATGTCATAAATACACTTTAGGTGTATTAGTTTTATCTAATTTTGGACGAAAAAAAGATCTCATAATTAAAGGGATGTCTGTAGGTGAAGAGTTAGACCATCAAGAAGTTGATTGTTATGGAGAAAAAGGTTCTGTTATAGTTGTTTTAGCAACGGATTTGCCTTGTAGTAGTAGACAGCTTAGACGAATTTGCAAAAGAGTACCTTTGGGTCTTTCCAGAACAGGGGCATATGCGTTCAATGGTAGTGGAGATATAGTACTTGGTTTTTCCACAGCAAATAAAATAGAACATTATCCTAAAGAAGAACTCCAAGAAATTAAGGTAGTTAGCGAGGACAAACTAAATGAATTCTTTAGGGCGGCAGTAGAAGCTACTGAAGAATCAGTGCTAAACTCAATGACTTTTGCAGAAACATTAATAGGGAGAGATGGGCATAAACGTATTTCAATAAATGAGTTTTTACAAAATTTACTTTAGGGGGTGTTATTATGAAGTATGATATTAAAGGTGGCAACTTTCCAGTGGTGGAATTATCTTTAAGTCCCGGTGAAAAAGTTTACTGTGAGACCGGTGCTATGTCTTGGATTACCGATGGTATTGATATGCAAACATCAAACAAAGGTGGAGTTTTTAAAGGTCTAGGGAGAGCATTATCGGGAGAGAGCTTTTTTTTAAATACCTATACCTCAACAAAGGAAGGGGATATTGCAGCCTTTTCTTCTCAAGTCCCTGGAGATATTGTCCCTATAGATGTGGAAAAGACCCCGGTTGTGGCACAAAAAAGTGTTTTTCTAGTTGCTGAAAATAGTGTTCAGCACAAAATCAATTTTCGGAAAAAATTAAGAACTGGTTTTTTTGGTGGCGAAGGATTTATTATGCAAAAATTTTATGGAGAGGGTTTAGCATTTTTTGAAACTGATGGAAGTGTTATACAAAAAGAGCTAGCTCCTGGAGAGAGGCTACGCATAGATACAGGTAATGTTGCTATGTTTGAAACCTCTGTAAAAATGGATACAACTATGGTAAAAGGGTTTAGCAATATGCTTTTTGGTGGCGAGGGACTGTTTTTGACAACCCTTACAGGCCCAGGTAAAGTATGGTTGCAAACAATGCCAATTTCAGGATTAGCATCTAGTATTATACCTTTTATTCCAACTGACAATAGTAAGTAAAGGAGAATCCCATTGTGAAGTGTCCAAACTGTAAACAAAAATTTGATGAAAGTAAAGAGTTTTGTCAACATTGTAATCTAAAGAAAACAGATTTAAAGTTAGTAACTGTATTAAAGACCAGTAATCCAATGACTATTTCCTTTGCAAAATCAATTCTACAAGATAGTAAAATTAAATTTATCACTAAGGGTGAAAGCATCAGAGCGGTTTACCCTCTTACTAACTTGGGCACAGTAGAATTTTTGGTGATGAAAAAAGATGAATCTGAAGCTAAAAACATATTAAAAGAAATAAATGAAACATCTTAGCAGGAGGGGATTTAATGCTATATGATATGCCGTTATATAGGCCGCCCAGCGAAGCAAAGAGTGCAATAATTCAAGTTACTGTTGGTTGCTCACATAATAAATGTTCTTTTTGCAGTATGTACAAAGAGAAAAGATTTACCATAAAATCTGAACAAGAAATACTTTATCATATAAACGATGTGTGGGCTAACAATAAAAAAGCTAAAAGAGTTTTTTTGGCGGACGGTAATGTTTTGACATTAAAAACTAAAAAACTTTTGTTTATTTTGCAAGAAATTAAGAAAAAGTTTTCAAGTATAGAAAGAATAAGCTGCTATGCAGGGCCCAAGGATATACTTAATAAAACGGAAAAAGAACTAGAGTTGCTAAATCACTCAGGGTTAGACATGTTTTACCTCGGCGTAGAAAGTGGCAACGATGAAGTATTAAAAGCCACAAATAAAGGAGTAAATAGCGCTGAAATGATTGAGGCAGGGCAAAAAAGTGT
This genomic interval from Proteinivorax tanatarense contains the following:
- the istA gene encoding IS21 family transposase, which translates into the protein MKRWDMFAKIKENRSRGLNKSQVARLLEIDYKTVSKYWDMEFDEFSELHNTAQSRRKKVDKYKKQILEWIKEYRDMSAAQIYDWLLEKHGELDFKERTLRLYVNKLRKEYDLPKVTSVRQYEEIENLPMGYQAQVDLGEIWLKTHDNKRVKAYCFGMVLSHSRYKFVWWSDKPFTTSSFIKAHNKAFEYFGGRPKEIVYDQDKVLVVSENNGDILYTEGFQNYLNSLKFKVYLCRKADPESKGKVEAVVKYAKNNFAKHRKFVDIESFNDDNLKWLERTGNKKVHETTKKVPAEVFALEKEHLMPIPTLFAESTDTKILTYLVRKNNTVFYKQNRYQVPIGTYSPGKEVNLSVKKDCIEIIDKDTNELIITHKIAKGKGQLVTIDHPDRQKSRKYSCDEMREKVLKSLGETDKAITFVDIIRAEKSRYFKDQSNLIIKTVTSENPSLVQKAIDYCVERKLYSAGMLKDTIQYFKEEEKRQLNKKYFKADISTPSKYQDLKPEIRSIEEYTNSLKGDSHSGEIGANQRKC
- a CDS encoding P1 family peptidase yields the protein MTKKQSIREYGVQIGNLSTGQKNSIADVEGVKVGHVTLKKGRINTGATAIIPHQDNIFLHKPIAASYVINGFGKSIGLTQINELGTLETPIILTNTFNVPAASDALIEYSLANNEDIGVKTGTVNPVVGECNDAYLNDIRGQHVNTSHVLEAIHNASSDFEQGDVGAGTGMSCYELKGGIGSASRVIKLGCHKYTLGVLVLSNFGRKKDLIIKGMSVGEELDHQEVDCYGEKGSVIVVLATDLPCSSRQLRRICKRVPLGLSRTGAYAFNGSGDIVLGFSTANKIEHYPKEELQEIKVVSEDKLNEFFRAAVEATEESVLNSMTFAETLIGRDGHKRISINEFLQNLL
- a CDS encoding TIGR00266 family protein — translated: MKYDIKGGNFPVVELSLSPGEKVYCETGAMSWITDGIDMQTSNKGGVFKGLGRALSGESFFLNTYTSTKEGDIAAFSSQVPGDIVPIDVEKTPVVAQKSVFLVAENSVQHKINFRKKLRTGFFGGEGFIMQKFYGEGLAFFETDGSVIQKELAPGERLRIDTGNVAMFETSVKMDTTMVKGFSNMLFGGEGLFLTTLTGPGKVWLQTMPISGLASSIIPFIPTDNSK
- a CDS encoding putative signal transducing protein produces the protein MKCPNCKQKFDESKEFCQHCNLKKTDLKLVTVLKTSNPMTISFAKSILQDSKIKFITKGESIRAVYPLTNLGTVEFLVMKKDESEAKNILKEINETS
- a CDS encoding radical SAM protein, giving the protein MLYDMPLYRPPSEAKSAIIQVTVGCSHNKCSFCSMYKEKRFTIKSEQEILYHINDVWANNKKAKRVFLADGNVLTLKTKKLLFILQEIKKKFSSIERISCYAGPKDILNKTEKELELLNHSGLDMFYLGVESGNDEVLKATNKGVNSAEMIEAGQKSVESGFVLSTMIISGLGGKAMFYDHAIDSAKVISKIKPHYFSVLTLMIEEGTELSKMVAEGRFEVLSPNQVIEEMSIIISNLDLNQTVFRANHPSNYFLLAGVLNKDKERLVGQLEQIKDSQSYRKESWRGL